A stretch of the Lactuca sativa cultivar Salinas chromosome 9, Lsat_Salinas_v11, whole genome shotgun sequence genome encodes the following:
- the LOC111921330 gene encoding MLO-like protein 5 codes for MILGFISLSLTFCQNSIASICVSKILTKDFLPCKRKPDGKEPEDDEDDAEDARRRLLMYDTHRKLGGGEPVECKPGYEQLITVTGLHQLHIFIFFLAVFHVIYSALTMICGRAKIREWKHWEKDILQQQQSGHDPSRYRLTKEISFVKGHATKTGSSAFFYIICFFRQFFTSVGRSDYMAMRHGFISVHLAPGSQFNFQKYIKRSLEDDFKILVGVGPLLWTVAVIYLFANVEGTHAMIWLSLFPVVIILAVGTKLQAIIARMAIEIQERHAVVEGVPLVQVTDNHFWLKDPSLILSLIQLTLFMNAFELTHFFWIWYEFGLFSCFHQKPLLQLVRVLIGIIVQVLCAYGILPLYALLSQMGSKMKRTIFDDQTSKALKHWHKHAVKKKDAKGQSGHLPTSGNAAAQSATPDSADGGHASSGQSAHIVASVDIPQDKKNAS; via the exons ATGATTCTTGGATTTATATCTCTGTCGTTGACATTTTGTCAGAACTCGATTGCTTCCATTTGTGTTTCTAAAATACTTACGAAAGATTTCTTGCCATGCAAAAGAAAACCCGATGGTAAAGAACCAGAAGATGACGAAGACGATGCTGAAGATGCTCGTCGCAGGCTTTTAATGTATGATACTCATCGAAAATTAGGAGGCGGCGAACCCGTAGAATGCAAACCC GGATACGAACAGCTTATAACAGTTACAGGATTGCATCAACTCCACATATTCATTTtctttttggcagtttttcatGTTATTTATAGTGCCCTCACTATGATTTGTGGAAGAGCAAAG ATCCGTGAGTGGAAACACTGGGAAAAAGATATCTTGCAGCAACAACAATCCGGACACG ATCCTTCAAGGTATCGGCTTACAAAAGAAATATCTTTTGTTAAAGGGCATGCCACCAAGACCGGATCCTCAGCATTCTTCTACATT ATCTGTTTTTTCCGGCAATTCTTTACCTCTGTTGGTAGATCAGATTACATGGCGATGCGCCATGGGTTCATTTCT gTTCATTTAGCTCCTGGAAGTCAATTTAACTTTCAAAAATACATAAAGAGGTCACTTGAAGACGATTTTAAAATACTTGTGGGAGTAGG TCCGTTGTTATGGACTGTTGCGGTTATCTATCTGTTTGCCAATGTTGAAG GAACTCATGCTATGATTTGGCTATCTCTATTCCCTGTTGTT ATAATCTTAGCAGTTGGAACAAAGCTTCAAGCCATTATAGCACGAATGGCTATTGAAATCCAAGAAAGACATGCTGTTGTAGAAGGCGTACCTCTTGTTCAAGTCACGGATAATCATTTTTGGTTAAAGGATCCTTCGCTAATTCTTTCATTAATTCAGCTCACGCTCTTCATG AACGCGTTTGAGTTAACACACTTCTTCTGGATATGG TATGAGTTCGGACTCTTCTCTTGCTTTCATCAAAAGCCTCTTCTTCAACTTGTTAGAGTTTTAATTGG AATAATAGTTCAAGTCTTATGCGCTTATGGCATCCTTCCACTCTATGCCCTTCTTTCTCAG ATGGGTTCGAAGATGAAGAGAACAATTTTCGATGATCAGACCTCGAAAGCCCTCAAGCATTGGCATAAACATGcagtgaaaaagaaggatgccAAGGGGCAATCTGGTCATCTTCCGACGTCTGGAAATGCTGCAGCACAAAGTGCTACTCCAGACTCTGCTGACGGGGGTCACGCTTCCTCGGGCCAATCGGCTCACATTGTGGCCAGCGTAGACATTCCCCAAGATAAAAAGAACGCCTCATGA
- the LOC111921248 gene encoding protein S-acyltransferase 21, translating into MARRHGWELPAHTFQVVAITVYFLLSVAFYAFFSPFLGKDIYEHVAIGVYSFLALCVFILYVRCTAIDPADPGILIDPNRAIASPYRSHNGTEVPGNGSSVGEASKIGFQNVGIYENGSSGCCSKIWGFFCGCIVIEDCRKDEDMQQGGEEEALFCTLCNAEVRKYSKHCRSCDKCVDGFDHHCRWLNNCVGRKNYFTFVCLMAVSVVWLTFECGVGIAVLVRCFADKKSTENQIADRLGDGFSRPPFATVVAICTAVSFLATIPLCELFFFHIILIQKGITTYEYVVAMRTQSEPPGASIDGMDQQSLQSSPTSSAITAISGRSSHGLSLQHKGAWCTPPRIFMDQQDEVVPHLEPGRLPSTVDPDAVDKGKNLPKRPVRISAWKLAKLDSNEAIKAGAKARASSSVLRPIGSKYDPDRLSSSNVSGRSSPSHYKFHERSHSKSSYPPSRASRDDDVDTCNHSVSNLSSPAPGRDHFNPVYQSSANQSPWSGKNEPMVVSHVAPPPPLPPRRNNNNNNLGVGESTRLSSVYWDQEAGRFVSASTTRSMGGGSSSQASGSELTYTGQSIFFGGPLVGGGRGGTGPPGGVAGGGQRGSGALSYYQQGRAQRGGQLPVFVPNEQNQTPRL; encoded by the exons ATGGCTAGGCGGCATGGATGGGAACTTCCTGCTCACACTTTTCAG GTTGTGGCTATTACAGTATACTTCTTACTATCAGTTGCCTTCTATGCATTTTTCTCACCTTTTCTCGGAAAGGACATCTACGAACATGTGGCAATCGGTGTCTACTCCTTCTTG GCTCTCTGTGTATTTATCCTTTATGTAAGATGCACAGCTATAGATCCTGCTGATCCTGGCATTTTAATTGACCCAAACAGGGCAATTGCATCACCTTATAGATCCCATAATGGAACCGAAGTACCCG GAAATGGATCATCTGTTGGAGAAGCTAGCAAGATTGGGTTTCAGAATGTTGGAATATATGAAAATGGTAGCTCAGGTTGCTGTTCAAAAATTTGGGGATTTTTTTGTGGTTGTATTGTTATAGAGGATTGTAGAAAAGATGAAGATATGCAACAAGGAGGGGAGGAAGAAGCTTTGTTTTGTACACTATGCAATGCTGAG GTGCGAAAGTATAGCAAACACTGCAGAAGTTGTGATAAATGTGTTGATGGGTTTGATCATCATTGTAGG TGGTTGAATAATTGTGTAGGGAGGAAAAATTACTTCACATTCGTGTGCCTAATGGCTGTAAGTGTTGTTTGG TTGACTTTTGAATGTGGGGTCGGGATTGCTGTTCTTGTTCGATGTTTTGCTGATAAAAAATCTACAGAAAACCAGATTGCAGATCGCCTTGGAGATGGGTTTAGTAGACCTCCATTTGCAACTGTTGTG GCTATATGTACTGCTGTTTCTTTTCTTGCCACTATTCCACTATGCGAACTCTTCTTTTTTCACATAATCCTCATCCAAAAg GGGATCACAACATACGAATATGTAGTTGCAATGAGGACTCAAAGTGAGCCTCCAGGAGCATCGATAGATGGAATGGATCAACAAAGCCTGCAATCATCTCCCACAAGCTCTGCAATCACTGCCATTAGTGGAAGAAGCTCCCATGGCTTAAGCTTACAACACAAGGGTGCTTGGTGTACACCGCCAAGAATCTTTATGGATCAACAG GACGAAGTGGTCCCGCATCTAGAACCAGGGCGCCTACCATCAACGGTGGATCCGGATGCAGTTGACAAGGGTAAGAATTTACCAAAACGCCCTGTGAGAATCAGCGCATGGAAGCTTGCAAAACTGGATTCAAATGAAGCAATCAAAGCAGGGGCAAAAGCGAGGGCCTCATCCTCTGTTTTGCGCCCTATAGGATCTAAATACGATCCTGACCGTTTATCAAGTAGCAATGTGAGTGGGAGAAGCAGCCCTTCACATTACAAATTTCATGAAAGGAGCCACTCAAAAAGCTCTTATCCGCCTAGTCGTGCCAGCAGGGATGATGACGTGGATACATGTAATCATAGTGTTAGTAATTTAAGCAGTCCGGCTCCTGGTAGAGACCATTTTAACCCTGTGTACCAGTCTTCAGCGAATCAGTCCCCATGGTCAGGGAAAAATGAGCCAATGGTGGTGTCACACGTGgcacctcctcctcctcttcctcctaggagaaacaataacaataacaacttGGGTGTTGGTGAAAGTACGAGATTGTCCTCGGTGTATTGGGATCAAGAAGCGGGGAGATTTGTTTCTGCTTCAACTACAAGAAGCATGGGTGGTGGCTCTTCCTCTCAGGCTTCGGGGTCGGAGCTTACGTATACGGGACAGTCGATATTTTTTGGTGGGCCGCTAGTTGGTGGTGGTCGGGGCGGGACCGGGCCGCCAGGTGGGGTAGCGGGTGGTGGTCAGAGGGGGTCGGGCGCGTTGAGTTATTATCAGCAAGGTAGAGCGCAGAGAGGAGGGCAGCTACCGGTGTTTGTGCCAAATGAGCAAAATCAGACTCCTAGATTATAA